A single Dreissena polymorpha isolate Duluth1 chromosome 14, UMN_Dpol_1.0, whole genome shotgun sequence DNA region contains:
- the LOC127856994 gene encoding uncharacterized protein LOC127856994 — MPEMMEEVSERKKVSMNLSDLFRAEVFWSKLRKKRETVEIPTISTYKEQMRQCQEMYDRLQLEKSSNDVGIHSTPFPLLRGHTMITQSRPLTYSLRETSKTARPVSIRSAPAFTLKEDTFLNDNLNTSVDLIPEQVTEATENRNGAADYDYDEPGQHRNRARFGPEELCEYLEQNGFGLPKMVNTNSLYRRGGQSLPRNYKSRPLPRNPSKREKIKGRARLDQEMANLRALAFCEQQTQTKTFRTASANMRNRDVLLMEEELKENMQRDGFDDNIYDDDDDDKASIVRMPIKQEELFLRINNWVSDVESTCRVYNHPHDHVRDGVTK; from the exons ATGCCAGAAATGATGGAAGAGGTGTCGGAACGCAAGAAAGTTAGCATGAACCTTTCGGATCTGTTTCGAGCGGAAGTCTTCTGGTCCAAACTTCGGAAAAAGAGAGAAACGGTCGAGATTCCGACCATATCAACATACAAAGAACAG ATGCGACAGTGCCAAGAGATGTACGACCGGCTGCAACTGGAGAAATCATCCAATGACGTGGGCATCCATTCTACGCCATTTCCTTTACTGCGGGGCCATACAATGATAACTCAATCACGCCCGCTCACTTATTCACTCCGGGAAACATCGAAAACCGCGCGGCCGGTGTCAATACGCTCCGCACCCGCATTCACTTTAAAAGAGGATACTTTCTTGAACGACAATTTAAACACATCAGTGGATTTAATTCCGGAACAAGTTACTGAGGCAACGGAAAACAGAAATGGTGCTGCTGATTACGACTATGATGAGCCTGGTCAACACAGAAATCGTGCAAGATTCGGACCAGAAGAACTATGTGAATATTTGGAACAAAATGGCTTCGGCCTGCCAAAAATGGTCAATACAAACTCCTTGTATAGACGCGGTGGTCAATCTCTTCCAAGAAACTATAAAAGTAGACCGCTGCCTCGAAATCCATCGAAACGGGAAAAGATCAAAGGTCGAGCTAGATTGGACCAAGAAATGGCCAACCTAAGGGCACTTGCTTTTTGTGAACAGCAAACACAGACAAAAACGTTCCGAACAGCGTCGGCGAACATGCGAAACCGGGATGTTCTTTTGATGGAGGAAGAGTTGAAAGAAAACATGCAACGCGATGGGTTTGATGACAACATttatgatgacgacgatgatgacaaAGCAAGTATTGTGCGCATGCCCATAAAACAGGAAGAGCTGTTCTTGAGGATAAACAACTGGGTATCGGACGTGGAGAGCACCTGTCGCGTGTACAATCATCCACATGACCATGTAAGAGATGGCGTCACGAAGTGA